The Dethiosulfovibrio peptidovorans DSM 11002 genome has a window encoding:
- a CDS encoding cob(I)yrinic acid a,c-diamide adenosyltransferase, which translates to MKKGYLSVNTGDGKGKTTAAVGQALRALGAGYSVYVGQFLKSDRSGEIRILREISSKVLTETYGIERNVGSPMTERDREAAKEGLTRLKKAIDDGYDLVIADEILVAMSSGLLEESELLDLMKSKPESVELVMTGRGATQAIIDRADVVTEMVDIKHHYRLGVQAREGIER; encoded by the coding sequence ATGAAAAAAGGGTATCTATCGGTAAACACCGGCGACGGAAAGGGCAAGACTACCGCCGCCGTAGGACAGGCTCTAAGGGCCCTCGGGGCGGGATATTCCGTCTACGTCGGTCAATTTCTGAAGAGCGATCGCTCCGGCGAGATAAGGATCCTTCGAGAAATCTCGTCCAAGGTCCTCACCGAAACCTACGGCATAGAGAGAAATGTAGGGTCACCCATGACGGAGCGAGACAGGGAGGCGGCAAAAGAGGGGCTGACACGACTGAAAAAAGCTATCGACGACGGCTACGATCTGGTTATAGCCGACGAGATACTGGTAGCGATGTCTTCCGGCCTGCTAGAGGAGTCGGAGCTGCTGGACCTCATGAAGTCGAAACCGGAGTCGGTGGAGCTCGTCATGACGGGAAGAGGGGCGACCCAGGCCATAATCGACAGGGCCGACGTAGTAACCGAGATGGTGGATATAAAACACCATTATCGCCTGGGAGTACAGGCAAGAGAAGGCATAGAGAGATGA
- a CDS encoding sensor histidine kinase: MEELEYGSLEWWHQTVNIGVLQEILDRFAQILNCGAVLTTALGVPITTPSNFTRFCRLMRSTEEGRRLCWESDAAGGRAGLEQGKVRIYRCHAGLIDMALPVVIEGRLAGVVLCGQVKLRHYTRQEVEELAGVGWQNLSNRDELVDLFMEAPVVPREVIDQGGELIKLVSSHVVELCERRLAEKKLLVKDLVLMREKCDKQSLERNLKISQIKALRHQLNPHFMFNTLNAIVRLAMFEDAPETESLAYRFSQYLRYVLRRQSREELVPLAGEVECVEHFLSINKIRFSDRFDFDLHVGPGTRDVRVPFMILQPLVENAIVHGVEPSTDRCHLSVEASIEEGSLVVTVSDDGVGFDCSNFSPGVGVSNVMERLDLHYGKDGCLRWSSCPGDGSRFEVTMPLRRGEEMTG; encoded by the coding sequence GTGGAAGAATTGGAGTACGGTTCTCTGGAGTGGTGGCATCAGACCGTCAATATAGGAGTCCTACAGGAGATCCTGGATAGATTCGCCCAGATATTGAACTGTGGTGCGGTTCTCACTACGGCCTTGGGAGTTCCGATAACCACCCCCAGCAATTTTACAAGGTTTTGCCGTCTCATGCGGTCCACCGAGGAAGGTCGGAGACTGTGTTGGGAGAGCGATGCCGCCGGTGGAAGGGCTGGGCTGGAACAGGGAAAGGTAAGAATATATCGCTGTCATGCGGGATTGATAGATATGGCTCTCCCAGTGGTAATAGAGGGTCGTCTGGCCGGGGTGGTGCTTTGCGGTCAGGTAAAGCTTAGACACTATACCCGTCAGGAGGTGGAGGAGCTCGCCGGAGTCGGTTGGCAGAATCTCTCCAACCGGGACGAACTGGTGGACCTGTTCATGGAAGCTCCGGTTGTCCCCAGGGAGGTCATAGACCAGGGAGGAGAGCTTATAAAGCTGGTCTCGTCCCACGTCGTGGAGCTATGCGAGCGCCGTTTGGCGGAGAAGAAGTTACTCGTAAAGGACCTGGTCCTCATGAGGGAGAAATGCGATAAGCAGTCTCTCGAGAGAAACCTGAAGATCAGTCAGATAAAGGCTCTCAGACATCAATTGAACCCCCACTTCATGTTCAATACCCTCAACGCCATAGTTCGCCTCGCCATGTTCGAGGATGCGCCTGAGACGGAGTCCTTGGCCTACAGATTTTCCCAGTATCTGAGATATGTCTTGAGAAGACAGTCCAGAGAGGAGCTGGTTCCCCTTGCCGGAGAGGTGGAGTGCGTCGAACATTTTCTCTCTATAAACAAGATAAGGTTCAGCGACCGGTTCGACTTCGATCTCCACGTCGGTCCCGGAACCAGGGACGTGAGGGTACCCTTCATGATATTGCAGCCTCTGGTCGAGAACGCCATAGTGCACGGAGTGGAACCCTCGACTGACCGATGCCACCTTTCCGTCGAGGCCTCCATAGAAGAAGGTTCCCTTGTGGTCACCGTTTCCGACGACGGAGTAGGATTCGATTGTTCCAATTTCTCACCCGGAGTCGGGGTGTCGAACGTCATGGAAAGGTTGGATCTTCACTATGGGAAAGATGGATGTCTCCGTTGGTCCTCCTGTCCCGGTGATGGAAGTAGATTCGAGGTTACCATGCCTTTGAGACGAGGGGAGGAGATGACGGGATGA
- a CDS encoding helix-turn-helix domain-containing protein, producing the protein MTGDIFKVLVVEDEPLERKALSILLERMKDPLEIKSVGTAPEFEELCGAWDPDVVLLDIHIPGGDGLSSLKRLKEDGFLGDVVLITAYDVFQYAQNAMGLGVKSFLVKPVTGERLQEELDRVLRDVRERRLRTLEIDQLKTFIKNNRGSLALRMIQDLLRSGQVSEGMMDVMASLRLPPSRPCHLFGVISVASERGLGTDSLFLWDDFDKALGEEVVTVPWDGSLSFFLVTFEEALSDVDRWLSRFLEVILRNDAMANVAYGGLIDRLESIPSAVTRLEEALEESLLEGMGRAVMVENSVDDPPTPDYDFDLETVQQQSVEAFLNNRPDLLSSVKESLDVLISNSSPSDLNMVKFMVTGLLGQVCHVLLRLKCDAGAVAGWSRRQMLNLISIQTPMALTKALPEAFDQAWTVRESASDPTVIMVQQALHYIEANYDDVTLERVADAVHVSPSYLSRTFRRVLGDRFVDKVKSVRMDRAKALLSDGVSVRDVAISVGYGNIAYFSTIFKQSTGCSPSDYRKKN; encoded by the coding sequence ATGACGGGAGATATCTTCAAGGTCCTGGTGGTGGAGGACGAGCCTCTTGAACGGAAGGCTCTGTCGATTCTCCTGGAGAGGATGAAGGACCCTCTCGAGATAAAATCGGTCGGAACCGCCCCCGAGTTCGAGGAACTCTGCGGGGCCTGGGATCCCGATGTCGTCCTTCTCGACATACACATACCGGGAGGGGACGGTTTAAGCTCTCTCAAAAGGCTCAAGGAAGACGGTTTTCTAGGGGACGTCGTGTTGATCACGGCTTACGACGTGTTTCAATACGCCCAGAACGCCATGGGACTGGGGGTCAAGTCCTTTTTGGTAAAACCCGTCACGGGGGAGCGTCTCCAGGAAGAGCTCGACAGGGTCTTGCGGGACGTCAGGGAAAGACGGCTCAGAACTCTGGAGATAGATCAGCTTAAGACCTTCATAAAGAACAACAGAGGCTCATTGGCCCTTAGGATGATACAGGATCTGCTTCGTTCCGGTCAGGTAAGCGAGGGAATGATGGACGTCATGGCCAGCCTAAGATTGCCCCCTTCCAGACCATGTCACCTTTTCGGGGTGATCTCCGTGGCGAGCGAGAGAGGGCTTGGAACCGACTCGCTCTTCCTGTGGGACGATTTCGACAAGGCTCTGGGAGAGGAGGTAGTGACGGTCCCGTGGGACGGGTCTCTGTCCTTTTTTCTGGTGACCTTCGAGGAGGCGTTGTCGGACGTCGACCGTTGGCTTTCCCGTTTCCTTGAGGTAATACTTAGAAACGACGCAATGGCGAACGTGGCTTACGGAGGACTTATAGACCGACTGGAATCGATCCCCTCCGCCGTTACCAGGTTGGAAGAGGCCCTCGAAGAGAGTTTGCTGGAAGGGATGGGGAGGGCCGTCATGGTGGAGAACAGCGTGGACGACCCTCCTACGCCGGATTACGATTTCGATCTGGAGACTGTGCAGCAGCAGTCTGTGGAGGCTTTTCTGAACAATAGACCGGATCTTCTCTCTTCCGTCAAGGAAAGCTTGGATGTGTTGATAAGCAACTCGTCCCCTTCGGATCTCAACATGGTCAAGTTCATGGTGACAGGTCTTTTAGGACAGGTATGTCATGTCTTGCTTCGGCTGAAATGTGATGCCGGAGCGGTGGCTGGATGGAGCAGGCGGCAGATGCTTAATCTCATATCGATACAGACTCCCATGGCTCTTACCAAAGCTCTTCCGGAGGCCTTCGATCAGGCCTGGACAGTGAGGGAATCCGCCAGCGATCCTACGGTCATAATGGTTCAGCAGGCGTTACACTATATAGAGGCCAACTACGACGACGTTACCCTTGAGAGGGTGGCCGACGCAGTACACGTCAGTCCCAGTTATCTGAGCAGGACCTTCAGACGGGTTCTTGGGGATCGTTTCGTCGACAAGGTAAAATCGGTGAGGATGGATCGAGCCAAAGCCCTCTTATCCGACGGAGTCTCCGTCAGAGACGTGGCCATCTCGGTGGGGTACGGCAACATCGCCTATTTCAGCACCATCTTTAAGCAGTCGACCGGGTGTAGCCCCAGCGATTACAGGAAAAAAAACTGA
- a CDS encoding BMC domain-containing protein → MSESGKLPRSIQEFVPGKQITLAHVVRNPRSNLCERIGVDRGGALGLMTITPGEGSIIAADVASKAAVVEVEFVDRFTGCVMISGEISAVESALSSAVSVLRDALGFTPAEVTRT, encoded by the coding sequence GTGTCCGAATCGGGCAAGTTACCCCGTTCCATTCAAGAGTTCGTGCCGGGAAAACAGATCACTTTGGCTCACGTGGTCAGGAATCCCAGATCCAATCTCTGCGAACGCATAGGAGTCGACAGAGGAGGAGCCCTGGGATTGATGACCATAACTCCAGGGGAGGGCTCCATCATAGCGGCAGATGTCGCGTCGAAAGCGGCGGTCGTCGAGGTCGAGTTCGTGGACAGGTTCACCGGTTGCGTGATGATATCCGGTGAGATATCTGCGGTCGAGAGCGCCCTATCCAGTGCCGTATCGGTCCTCAGGGACGCCTTGGGATTTACTCCCGCCGAGGTCACGAGGACATGA
- a CDS encoding EutP/PduV family microcompartment system protein has translation MSRPWRVMVIGSVDSGKTTLLGVLSDKAVRTVKTESIDFCGDFVDTPGEFLDIPLHYNSLISTSSKASVVLLLVDPTRNCPPPPTFSSVICAPIVGVVTKSDLASSEQIERAKKSLRRSGVRESCVISSVTGEGLEFLKSTMERYRPTSYEDGKLKQEVSSE, from the coding sequence ATGAGTCGACCATGGCGGGTTATGGTCATCGGTTCCGTCGATTCCGGCAAGACCACCCTTTTGGGAGTCCTTTCCGATAAGGCGGTTAGGACGGTAAAGACCGAGTCCATCGATTTTTGCGGCGATTTCGTTGACACGCCCGGGGAGTTTCTGGACATCCCTCTACATTACAACTCCCTGATATCCACATCCTCCAAGGCATCGGTCGTGCTGTTGTTGGTGGATCCCACCAGGAATTGTCCCCCTCCTCCGACGTTTTCGAGCGTGATATGCGCCCCGATCGTGGGAGTTGTCACCAAGTCCGATCTGGCGTCTTCGGAGCAGATCGAGAGGGCGAAGAAGTCGCTTCGTCGAAGCGGAGTGAGGGAGAGCTGTGTCATCTCCTCCGTCACAGGGGAGGGATTGGAGTTTTTGAAGTCCACGATGGAAAGGTATCGACCGACCTCTTATGAGGACGGAAAGCTAAAACAGGAGGTGTCATCGGAATGA
- a CDS encoding BMC domain-containing protein produces the protein MNAEALGMVETRGLVGVIEAADAMVKAANVRLAGYEKIGSGYVTVMVRGDVGAVKAAVDAGAAAAKRVGEVVSIHVIPRPHSDTERILPKIEG, from the coding sequence ATGAATGCAGAAGCGTTGGGCATGGTCGAGACCAGAGGATTGGTAGGAGTTATAGAGGCTGCCGATGCCATGGTCAAGGCGGCTAACGTCCGTCTCGCCGGATACGAAAAGATAGGGTCGGGCTACGTGACCGTTATGGTGAGAGGCGACGTCGGGGCCGTCAAGGCTGCCGTCGACGCCGGAGCCGCGGCGGCCAAGCGGGTCGGAGAGGTCGTCTCCATTCACGTGATTCCCAGGCCTCATTCGGATACCGAGAGGATCCTGCCCAAGATAGAGGGCTAG
- the pduB gene encoding propanediol utilization microcompartment protein PduB, producing MEQDVMKKVMDEVMKRLGEGAAPAAAPAQESKAVEESCGSFCSPSVGVTEFVGLARGHTIGLVIANVESSLHEKLGIDPKYRSIGIISDRIGAGPQIMAADEAVKATNTEIVALELCRDTEGGAGHGCLILFGAEDVSDARRAVEVALKDLDRTFGDVYGCAAGHLEFQYTARASDALNKAFGAPVGRAFGLIVGAPAGIGFVMSDTALKAAEVELLAYSSPGQGTCWTNECIIAFTGDSGAVRQAIIAAREMGQKLLGAFGEAPATDTTPYI from the coding sequence ATGGAACAGGATGTAATGAAGAAGGTTATGGACGAGGTTATGAAAAGGCTTGGAGAGGGTGCCGCTCCTGCCGCCGCTCCCGCTCAGGAGAGCAAGGCAGTCGAGGAGAGTTGCGGTTCGTTCTGCTCTCCCTCCGTTGGGGTCACCGAGTTCGTCGGTCTTGCCAGAGGACACACCATCGGTCTGGTTATCGCAAATGTCGAGAGCTCCCTTCATGAAAAGCTCGGGATCGATCCCAAGTACAGGTCCATCGGAATCATCTCCGATCGCATCGGGGCCGGACCTCAGATAATGGCGGCCGACGAGGCCGTAAAGGCCACCAACACCGAGATCGTCGCTCTCGAACTATGCAGGGACACCGAGGGAGGGGCCGGACACGGATGCCTGATCCTTTTCGGGGCGGAGGACGTATCGGACGCCCGTAGGGCCGTCGAGGTCGCCCTGAAAGACCTGGATCGCACTTTCGGCGACGTCTACGGATGTGCGGCCGGTCACCTCGAGTTTCAGTATACCGCCAGGGCCAGCGACGCTCTCAACAAGGCGTTCGGAGCCCCTGTCGGAAGGGCCTTCGGTCTCATAGTCGGAGCTCCTGCCGGAATCGGCTTTGTGATGAGCGACACCGCTCTCAAGGCTGCCGAGGTAGAGCTTCTGGCCTACAGTTCTCCCGGCCAGGGCACCTGCTGGACCAACGAGTGTATCATCGCATTCACCGGGGACTCCGGTGCCGTCCGTCAGGCGATCATAGCCGCCAGAGAGATGGGACAGAAACTTCTCGGGGCTTTCGGAGAGGCACCTGCGACCGACACCACTCCCTACATTTAA
- a CDS encoding propanediol/glycerol family dehydratase large subunit, producing the protein MADKRSKRFEILENRPVHQDGFIGEWVDVGLIAMDSPNDPKPSVVVRDGLIVEMDGRPRKEFDMIEQFVADYCIDRSVAQEAMSKSSLELARMLVDISVSAKEVRRVFSGLTPAKMADVIGQMNIVEIMMAMQKMRARQTPGNQAHITSATDNPIMLCADAAEGALRGFMEEETTVAVARYAALNAISLLVGSQTGRPGVLTQDALEEAFELQIGMQGLTSYAETVSVYGTESVFVDGDDTPWSKAFLASAYASRGIKMRFTSGTGSEVQMGAAEGRSMLYLEARCIMVTKGAGVQGLQNGSISCIGVPGAVPSGLRAVAGENLITMIYGLEVASGNDQTFSHSDMRRTARTIPQMFSGADFIFSGYSGVPNKDNMFAGSNWDIEDVDDYLTLQRDFRVDGGLIPVTEDEVVACRNKAARALQAVYDELGFPAISDEEIEAATYGHSSSDMPPRNIPEDLKAAERVMTEMINGIDIIKALSKRGFREEAEALVRMMKQHVSGDYLQTSAWVDREGGVWSAVNDPNSYQGPGTGYSMSEERWNQLKNVPWAIKAEDV; encoded by the coding sequence ATGGCAGATAAAAGAAGCAAGAGATTCGAGATCCTGGAGAACCGCCCGGTTCATCAGGACGGATTCATCGGAGAGTGGGTAGACGTCGGCCTCATAGCCATGGATAGTCCCAACGACCCCAAGCCCTCGGTGGTGGTAAGGGACGGTCTGATAGTCGAGATGGACGGACGTCCCCGTAAGGAATTCGACATGATAGAGCAGTTCGTGGCGGACTATTGCATAGATCGGTCCGTCGCCCAGGAGGCCATGTCCAAGTCCTCTCTGGAGCTGGCCAGGATGTTGGTGGATATATCGGTCTCTGCCAAGGAGGTCCGCAGGGTTTTCTCAGGACTTACCCCTGCGAAGATGGCCGACGTTATCGGTCAGATGAACATCGTCGAGATAATGATGGCAATGCAGAAGATGAGGGCTCGTCAGACTCCGGGCAACCAGGCCCATATCACCAGTGCTACGGACAACCCCATCATGCTCTGTGCCGACGCGGCGGAGGGAGCCCTGAGAGGGTTCATGGAGGAGGAGACCACCGTGGCGGTAGCACGCTATGCGGCTCTCAACGCTATTTCCCTTCTGGTCGGATCCCAGACAGGACGTCCCGGCGTTCTAACACAGGACGCTCTGGAAGAGGCCTTCGAGCTCCAGATCGGAATGCAGGGACTGACCAGCTATGCCGAGACCGTCTCGGTCTACGGTACGGAGAGCGTCTTCGTGGACGGAGACGACACCCCATGGTCCAAGGCCTTCCTAGCCTCCGCCTACGCCAGTCGAGGAATAAAGATGCGATTCACCAGCGGAACTGGTAGCGAGGTCCAGATGGGTGCGGCAGAGGGACGGAGCATGCTTTATCTGGAGGCCCGGTGCATCATGGTCACCAAAGGTGCCGGCGTTCAGGGACTTCAGAACGGATCGATATCCTGTATCGGGGTTCCCGGAGCCGTTCCCAGCGGTCTTAGGGCCGTGGCGGGAGAGAACCTCATAACCATGATATACGGTCTCGAGGTCGCTTCCGGAAACGACCAGACCTTCTCCCATTCGGACATGCGTCGTACCGCTAGGACAATTCCTCAGATGTTCTCCGGTGCGGATTTCATCTTCTCCGGGTATTCGGGCGTTCCCAACAAGGACAATATGTTCGCCGGCTCCAATTGGGACATAGAGGACGTCGACGACTATCTTACCCTTCAGAGAGACTTCCGTGTCGATGGAGGACTCATCCCCGTAACGGAGGACGAGGTCGTGGCCTGCCGTAACAAGGCGGCCAGAGCCCTTCAGGCGGTTTACGACGAGCTGGGATTCCCTGCCATCTCGGACGAGGAAATCGAGGCGGCCACCTACGGTCACTCCAGTTCGGACATGCCCCCCAGAAACATCCCCGAGGACCTCAAGGCAGCAGAGAGGGTCATGACCGAGATGATCAACGGTATCGACATCATAAAGGCCCTTTCCAAGAGAGGATTCCGAGAGGAAGCCGAGGCCCTGGTCAGGATGATGAAACAACACGTCTCAGGAGACTATCTCCAGACCTCGGCCTGGGTCGATAGGGAAGGCGGGGTCTGGAGTGCCGTAAACGACCCGAACTCCTACCAGGGACCCGGCACGGGATATTCCATGTCGGAGGAGCGTTGGAACCAGCTTAAGAACGTGCCCTGGGCCATAAAGGCCGAGGACGTTTAA
- a CDS encoding propanediol/glycerol family dehydratase medium subunit: MINEELVRKVIAEVLQEVAASENVESASVTARPSAPAVKAEISMEMTEKERATRGTDAREVVVAIPPAFGTEFDATIVDVSLADVLRQVFAGIEEQGLSWRLVRVYHTADVAFIAHQAAKLSGSGVGIGIISRGTTVIHQRDLAPLNNLELFPQSPLLDLETFRAIGRNAGMYAKGEQPVPVATKNDPMARPKFQGIAALLHNKEVKALDRSKSPMELQVRFR, translated from the coding sequence ATGATAAACGAAGAATTGGTCCGTAAAGTCATAGCCGAGGTCCTGCAGGAGGTCGCTGCCTCGGAGAACGTGGAGTCTGCCTCCGTCACGGCAAGACCGTCCGCTCCCGCCGTAAAGGCCGAAATCTCCATGGAGATGACCGAAAAAGAGAGGGCTACCCGTGGCACAGATGCCAGAGAGGTTGTAGTGGCCATACCTCCCGCATTCGGAACCGAATTCGACGCCACCATCGTGGATGTCTCCCTGGCAGACGTGCTCCGTCAGGTCTTTGCCGGAATAGAGGAGCAGGGCCTTTCCTGGAGACTCGTCAGGGTCTATCACACCGCAGACGTGGCGTTCATCGCCCATCAGGCGGCGAAACTCTCCGGGTCGGGAGTCGGTATAGGGATCATATCCAGAGGTACGACCGTCATACATCAGAGAGACCTGGCCCCTCTCAACAACCTGGAGCTGTTCCCTCAGTCTCCCCTATTGGATCTGGAGACCTTCAGAGCCATAGGCAGAAACGCCGGCATGTACGCCAAGGGAGAGCAGCCGGTGCCGGTGGCTACTAAAAACGATCCTATGGCCAGGCCTAAATTCCAGGGAATAGCCGCATTGCTGCACAACAAGGAAGTCAAGGCACTGGATCGCTCCAAGTCTCCCATGGAGCTTCAGGTCCGGTTCAGGTAG
- a CDS encoding diol dehydratase small subunit, with amino-acid sequence MTVEINEKLIAEMVRQVLQSGGNQEKGASNSPQETSVKDRKVLSKNDYPLAVKRPELLVGPRGKGFDELTLSNIESGNVAFEDFKITPDALEYQAQIAEDDGCHQIAVNLRRAAELTKVPDSRVLEIYNAMRPHRSTKSDLLGIADELEKNYGAMVCAELLRETADVYERRKLLKGDLPTG; translated from the coding sequence ATGACAGTGGAGATCAACGAGAAGCTTATAGCCGAGATGGTCCGTCAGGTCCTACAGAGTGGAGGAAACCAGGAAAAAGGGGCGTCTAATTCGCCTCAGGAAACTTCCGTAAAAGACCGAAAGGTATTGTCCAAGAACGATTACCCTTTAGCGGTTAAAAGGCCGGAGCTTTTGGTCGGGCCCAGAGGCAAGGGGTTCGACGAGCTGACCTTGTCCAATATAGAGAGCGGAAATGTGGCCTTCGAGGACTTCAAAATAACCCCCGATGCCCTGGAATATCAGGCTCAGATAGCCGAGGACGACGGATGCCATCAGATAGCCGTCAATCTTCGCAGGGCCGCGGAGCTAACCAAGGTCCCAGATTCCAGGGTGTTGGAGATATACAACGCCATGAGACCCCATAGATCCACGAAGTCCGATCTTTTGGGAATAGCCGACGAGCTGGAGAAGAACTACGGTGCTATGGTATGTGCCGAGCTTCTTCGGGAGACCGCCGACGTATACGAACGCAGAAAGCTTCTCAAAGGCGATCTGCCTACCGGATAG